CGGTTAAGAGCTGCGATGGAAGTTGTAAGAGGAATTCCTTTCGGACATGCCTGCACACAGTTTTGCGAGTTACCACAGTTGGACAGTCCGCCTTCTCCGTCCATCAATGTGTTCAGGCGCTCCGCTTTATGCATGGCACCAGTCGGGTGGGCGTTGAACAGGCGAACCTGTGACAATGCTGCCGGCCCGATAAACTCAGACTTGTCATTCACATTTGGACACGCTTCAAGACAAACACCGCATGTCATACATTTTGAAAGCTCGTACGCCCACTGGCGCTTTGCTTCCGGCATACGGGGTCCCGGACCTAAATCGTATGTTCCATCAATTGGAACCCAAGCTTTTACCCGCTTAAGGGAGTCAAACATGCGGCTGCGGTCAACGACAAGGTCGCGAACAACCGGGAATGTCTTCATCGGCTCCAGGCGAATCGGCTGCTCGAGCTGATCCACAAGTGCGGTACAGGACTGTCTTGGCTTTCCGTTGATAACCATGGAACATGCACCGCACACTTCTTCAAGACAGCTTGCTTCCCAGGAAACCGCTGTTGTCTCTTCCCCGTTTGCATTGACAGGGTTACGGCGGATTTCCATAAGGGCTGAAATCACGTTCATATTTTCACGGTAAGGAAGCTTGAACTCTTCTTTATAAGAACCGCCTTCACCATCTTTTTGACGCGTGATAATCAAATGGATCATTTTTTCACTCATGACTTCACACTCCCTTGCTTTTTAGACGTGTAATCACGTTTACGTGGCTTAATCAGGGACACGTCTACTTCTTCATATTCAAACTCAGGGGCACCAGCAGCCGCGTTAAACTTCGCTTTTGTTGTTTTCAACCACTCATCATCGTTACGGTCAGGGAACTCAGGCTTGTAATGAGCCCCACGGCTCTCGTTACGGTTATAAGCTCCTTGTGTAATCACACGGGAGAGATTCAGCATGCCGTCAAGCTGACGGACAAAGGCTGCACTCTGGTTGCTCCATTTTGCTGTATCGTCGATGTTGATTTTCTTATAACGTTCCATAAGCTCCTGAATCTTCTCATCCGTTTCCAGAAGACGCTTGTTTTCACGAACAACCGTTACGTTATCCGTCATCCACTGACCGAGCTCCTGGTGAAGCTTAAATGCGTTTTCAGTTCCATTCATGCCAAGGATGTTTTCAAACTCTTCCTGATCTTTTTTCAGCTGACCGTCAAATACGCTGGAGCTGATATCATCGGAAGACTGCTCAAGACCGTTGATATACTCAGCTGCTTTTGGTCCCGCAACCATCCCGCCGTAAATAGCAGACAGAAGTGAGTTTGCTCCAAGTCGGTTCGCACCGTGCTGGGAATAGTCACATTCACCGGCTGCAAACAGACCAGGAATGTTTGTCATTTGATCGTAATCGATCCAAAGACCACCCATGGAATAGTGAACCGCAGGGAATATCTTCATTGGAACTTTACGTGGATCATCACCCATGAACTTCTCGTAAATTTCCATGATTCCGCCAAGCTTAATATCAAGCTCTTTCGGATCTTTGTGGGAAAGGTCAAGATAAACCATGTTCTCACCGTTAACGCCAAGTTTTTGGTCTACACATACAGAGAAAATCTCACGTGTAGCAATGTCACGTGGCACGAGGTTTCCGTATGCAGGATATTTCTCCTCCAGGAAGTACCAAGGCTCACCGTCTTTGTACGTCCAAACACGTCCGCCTTCACCACGGGCAGATTCACTCATAAGACGCAGCTTGTCGTCTCCAGGAATCGCTGTCGGGTGAATTTGAATGAACTCACCGTTTGCGTAGTAAGCACCCTGCTTGTAAACCGCAGCGGCTGCGTAACCAGTGTTGATCATGGAGTTTGTTGATTTCCCGAAAATAATACCAGGTCCGCCTGTTGCTAAAATGACAGCATCGGCTTTAAAGGACTGCATTTCGGAAGTTGCAAGATTCTGAGCGGTTACCCCGCGGCAGCGTCCGTCACTTTCATCTACGATGGCGCTCAGAAATTCCCATCCTTCGTATTTTGTGACAAGACCTGCTACTTCATGGCGGCGTACCTGCTCATCCAATGCATATAACAGCTGCTGACCGGTTGTAGCACCGGCAAA
This DNA window, taken from Alteribacter keqinensis, encodes the following:
- the sdhB gene encoding succinate dehydrogenase iron-sulfur subunit — encoded protein: MSEKMIHLIITRQKDGEGGSYKEEFKLPYRENMNVISALMEIRRNPVNANGEETTAVSWEASCLEEVCGACSMVINGKPRQSCTALVDQLEQPIRLEPMKTFPVVRDLVVDRSRMFDSLKRVKAWVPIDGTYDLGPGPRMPEAKRQWAYELSKCMTCGVCLEACPNVNDKSEFIGPAALSQVRLFNAHPTGAMHKAERLNTLMDGEGGLSNCGNSQNCVQACPKGIPLTTSIAALNRDTTLQSFKNFFGSDNNF
- the sdhA gene encoding succinate dehydrogenase flavoprotein subunit, with amino-acid sequence MSKGKIIVVGGGLAGLMATIKAAEAGMKVDLFSVVPVKRSHSVCAQGGINGALNTMGEGDSTWEHFDDSVYGGDFLANQPPVKAMCDAAPGVIHLMDRMGVMFNRTPEGLLALRRFGGTQHHRTAFAGATTGQQLLYALDEQVRRHEVAGLVTKYEGWEFLSAIVDESDGRCRGVTAQNLATSEMQSFKADAVILATGGPGIIFGKSTNSMINTGYAAAAVYKQGAYYANGEFIQIHPTAIPGDDKLRLMSESARGEGGRVWTYKDGEPWYFLEEKYPAYGNLVPRDIATREIFSVCVDQKLGVNGENMVYLDLSHKDPKELDIKLGGIMEIYEKFMGDDPRKVPMKIFPAVHYSMGGLWIDYDQMTNIPGLFAAGECDYSQHGANRLGANSLLSAIYGGMVAGPKAAEYINGLEQSSDDISSSVFDGQLKKDQEEFENILGMNGTENAFKLHQELGQWMTDNVTVVRENKRLLETDEKIQELMERYKKINIDDTAKWSNQSAAFVRQLDGMLNLSRVITQGAYNRNESRGAHYKPEFPDRNDDEWLKTTKAKFNAAAGAPEFEYEEVDVSLIKPRKRDYTSKKQGSVKS